One Echinicola strongylocentroti DNA window includes the following coding sequences:
- a CDS encoding chorismate mutase, whose protein sequence is MKDHLRTSEWGLGLKGHVIIAGPCSAETPEQVEKVCLEMKEQNVIPSMFRAGIWKPRTRPGSFEGIGEDGLKWMEIVRNHLNIPITTEVGNTAHVELALKHKVDVLWIGARTTVNPFAVQEIAEALRGTDIPVMVKNPMNPDLQLWLGALERLHAVGINKLAAIHRGFSDAYDKRFRNKPNWSMPIHLKREWKGMEVINDPSHIVGKRDGILEISQRAINFGLDGLMIETHHDPDNAWSDAKQQVTPAQLKEILSKIDFKNTLDAEKPGEKLHDLRTAVDHLDDQLIDLLVERFSVIDQIGSHKRENKLTVFQSDRWKEVMDSRTDKGVKKGLSEKFMKELLFSIHEESVKRQEKQLRAGDPVNKNV, encoded by the coding sequence ATGAAAGATCACTTAAGAACATCGGAATGGGGACTGGGCCTTAAAGGACATGTCATCATCGCTGGCCCTTGTAGCGCAGAAACCCCAGAGCAGGTAGAAAAGGTTTGCCTGGAAATGAAAGAGCAAAACGTCATCCCTTCCATGTTCCGTGCGGGCATCTGGAAACCAAGAACCAGACCGGGAAGCTTCGAAGGAATCGGTGAAGATGGCCTGAAGTGGATGGAAATCGTACGCAACCACCTCAACATCCCTATCACCACAGAAGTAGGCAACACCGCTCATGTGGAGCTAGCCCTTAAGCACAAAGTGGACGTGCTTTGGATCGGTGCAAGAACGACCGTTAACCCATTTGCCGTTCAGGAAATCGCCGAAGCCCTACGTGGCACCGATATCCCTGTCATGGTCAAAAATCCGATGAACCCAGATCTTCAACTTTGGTTGGGCGCACTAGAGCGACTTCACGCGGTGGGCATCAATAAGCTTGCGGCTATCCACAGAGGATTCAGCGATGCTTACGACAAGCGTTTCAGGAACAAACCTAATTGGTCCATGCCTATTCACCTGAAAAGAGAATGGAAGGGAATGGAAGTGATCAATGACCCTAGCCACATCGTAGGTAAGAGAGACGGCATATTGGAGATCTCCCAAAGAGCCATTAACTTCGGACTGGACGGCCTAATGATCGAGACCCACCATGATCCAGACAACGCATGGAGTGATGCCAAGCAGCAAGTAACACCTGCCCAACTGAAAGAAATCCTCTCTAAAATCGACTTCAAGAACACCTTGGATGCAGAAAAACCGGGTGAAAAACTACATGATCTGAGAACAGCAGTGGACCATTTGGATGACCAACTGATCGACCTGCTTGTCGAGAGATTCTCCGTGATCGACCAGATCGGCTCCCATAAAAGAGAAAACAAACTTACCGTCTTCCAATCTGACAGATGGAAAGAAGTGATGGACTCCAGAACCGACAAGGGAGTTAAAAAGGGACTTAGTGAAAAATTCATGAAAGAATTGTTATTTTCGATCCATGAAGAGTCTGTAAAGAGACAAGAAAAACAACTGAGAGCCGGAGATCCGGTAAATAAAAACGTCTAA
- the lysS gene encoding lysine--tRNA ligase: MQLLSEQEIERRKDREELMKLGINPYPAIQFPINASAEDIHKNYENNKNDYKDITIAGRLMSRRIMGSASFAEIQDSSGRLQIYVRRDDICPDEDKTLYNKVFKKLLGIGDFIGVKGYIFTTQTGEISLHVTELTVLSKSVKPLPVVKRDEDGNVYDGFTDPELRYRQRYVDLTVNPEKKNVFLTRSRIITNMRKYFDDHGWLEVETPILQAVHGGAAARPFNTHHNSLDMPLYLRIANELHLKRLIVGGFDGVYEFGKMFRNEGMDRTHNPEYTSMEIYVAYKDYIWMMEMVEDMLEKITVTLHGQSKVKVGSQEIDFAGPYRRLTMFDSIKEYAGVDVSKMDEAELRKVCADFNIEVDDTMGKGRLIDEIFGEKVEDHLIQPTYITDYPIEMTPLAKKHRTEEGLVERFELFVNGKELGNAYTELNDPIDQRERFEDQLKLAERGDDEAMAMDEDFLRALEYGMPPTSGLGIGIDRLTMMLTDNSTIQEVLFFPQMRPEKKVKIATDEDFIALGIDAGLIPAIRELNIHTIEQLKEQDANKLFNDVCGKRKKLKLEVKNPSKEEVASWLA; this comes from the coding sequence ATGCAATTACTGAGTGAACAAGAGATAGAAAGACGGAAAGACCGTGAAGAGTTGATGAAGCTAGGCATCAATCCATATCCGGCCATCCAGTTTCCCATCAACGCATCTGCTGAAGATATTCATAAGAATTATGAAAACAACAAGAACGACTACAAGGACATTACCATAGCAGGGAGGTTGATGAGCAGAAGGATCATGGGATCTGCGTCTTTTGCCGAAATCCAGGATTCCTCAGGAAGATTGCAGATTTATGTACGTCGTGATGATATCTGCCCAGATGAGGACAAAACGCTCTATAATAAAGTGTTTAAAAAGCTCTTGGGCATTGGTGACTTTATTGGTGTAAAAGGCTATATTTTTACTACACAGACAGGTGAAATATCACTACATGTGACAGAACTGACGGTGCTTAGTAAGTCAGTAAAACCACTTCCAGTGGTGAAGCGAGATGAGGACGGGAACGTGTACGATGGTTTTACCGACCCAGAATTACGCTATCGTCAGCGGTATGTGGACCTGACGGTAAACCCCGAGAAGAAAAACGTGTTTTTGACGCGCTCCAGGATCATTACCAATATGCGGAAGTATTTTGATGACCATGGATGGTTGGAAGTGGAGACGCCGATCCTGCAAGCTGTGCACGGTGGGGCCGCAGCCAGGCCTTTTAATACGCACCATAATTCACTTGATATGCCGCTATACCTGCGTATCGCTAACGAACTTCACCTGAAGCGGTTGATCGTTGGGGGCTTCGATGGGGTCTATGAGTTTGGTAAAATGTTCCGAAATGAGGGCATGGATCGTACTCATAATCCAGAGTATACCTCGATGGAAATTTATGTAGCCTACAAGGATTATATCTGGATGATGGAGATGGTGGAAGATATGTTGGAAAAAATAACCGTGACCCTTCATGGCCAATCCAAGGTGAAAGTAGGAAGCCAGGAGATTGATTTTGCCGGTCCTTACAGAAGGTTGACCATGTTTGACTCCATTAAGGAGTATGCAGGAGTGGATGTCAGCAAGATGGATGAAGCAGAACTTAGAAAAGTTTGCGCTGATTTTAATATTGAAGTTGATGACACGATGGGAAAAGGAAGGTTGATCGATGAGATCTTTGGTGAAAAAGTGGAGGACCACTTGATCCAGCCTACCTACATTACAGATTATCCTATCGAAATGACTCCTCTTGCCAAAAAACACCGTACCGAAGAAGGCTTGGTGGAGCGATTTGAACTATTTGTCAACGGGAAGGAGCTCGGAAACGCCTATACCGAACTTAATGACCCAATCGACCAGCGGGAGCGTTTTGAGGATCAATTGAAATTGGCCGAAAGGGGTGATGATGAAGCCATGGCGATGGACGAGGATTTCTTGCGAGCACTGGAATATGGCATGCCGCCAACTTCCGGACTTGGCATCGGTATCGACCGACTGACCATGATGCTGACCGATAACAGCACCATCCAAGAGGTGCTTTTCTTTCCGCAGATGCGGCCTGAGAAAAAGGTGAAGATCGCCACCGATGAGGATTTTATTGCTCTTGGTATCGATGCAGGACTGATTCCTGCCATCCGTGAGCTGAACATCCACACCATCGAGCAGCTGAAGGAACAAGATGCCAACAAGCTCTTTAACGATGTGTGCGGAAAACGCAAAAAGTTAAAGCTGGAGGTGAAAAATCCGAGCAAAGAAGAGGTAGCCAGCTGGCTGGCCTAA
- a CDS encoding 3-phosphoshikimate 1-carboxyvinyltransferase, whose protein sequence is MNDIILPTKKHFGEVTIPLPSSKSESNRVLIIDALTEGQNQLSNLAEARDTQTMIRLLSEDPETLDVLDAGTTMRFLTAYAALTNRHKTLTGTPRMCERPIGILVDALRTIGAKIEYKGKEGYPPIEIQGFEKQLTNKVQIRGDVSSQYISALLMNAPLLPEGLTLELTGKIGSRTYIEMTLELMKQFGVSYTFEDNIISITPQRYKNTSFTVESDWSGASYWFSLLACAEEGSFFLKGLKENSLQGDAKIVEIMDKLGVQSEFQEGGILLTKKPVTGLVSFDFTHCPDLAQTVAVTCALIGQKSHFTGLESLRIKETDRIYALQQELAKINADLKEGENETFTVIPANNIPEKVSIETYDDHRMGMAFMPLVTRTEVTIIDKEVVNKSYPSFWKHCILAGIKA, encoded by the coding sequence ATGAACGACATCATATTGCCAACCAAAAAACACTTTGGCGAAGTAACCATACCACTACCTTCTTCCAAAAGCGAAAGCAACAGGGTGCTGATCATCGATGCCCTGACGGAAGGCCAAAACCAATTGTCCAACCTAGCAGAAGCCAGGGATACGCAGACCATGATCCGCCTGCTAAGTGAAGACCCGGAGACCTTGGACGTACTTGATGCAGGGACCACCATGCGATTCCTGACTGCTTATGCGGCCCTGACCAATCGCCACAAGACCCTCACCGGAACACCACGGATGTGCGAACGGCCTATCGGGATTTTGGTGGATGCCCTCAGAACAATAGGCGCAAAAATTGAATATAAAGGAAAAGAAGGCTACCCGCCCATCGAAATCCAAGGCTTTGAAAAGCAACTGACCAACAAAGTACAGATCAGGGGAGATGTCAGTAGCCAGTATATTTCCGCCCTTTTGATGAATGCCCCCTTATTGCCCGAGGGACTTACCCTTGAGCTTACCGGAAAAATCGGCTCCAGGACCTATATCGAAATGACCTTAGAGCTGATGAAGCAATTTGGGGTTTCCTACACCTTCGAAGACAACATCATTTCTATCACTCCCCAACGCTACAAGAATACTTCATTTACCGTAGAGAGTGATTGGTCTGGTGCCAGCTACTGGTTCAGCCTGCTTGCCTGCGCAGAAGAAGGAAGTTTCTTTCTGAAAGGCCTGAAAGAAAATAGTCTTCAGGGAGATGCCAAGATCGTTGAGATCATGGACAAGCTCGGCGTGCAGAGCGAGTTCCAGGAAGGCGGCATTCTACTCACCAAAAAACCTGTCACCGGACTGGTAAGCTTTGATTTCACGCATTGCCCAGACTTGGCCCAGACCGTTGCGGTCACTTGTGCACTGATCGGACAAAAGAGCCATTTTACAGGACTGGAAAGCCTTCGCATCAAAGAAACCGACAGGATTTATGCCCTCCAACAGGAGCTGGCCAAAATCAACGCAGACTTGAAGGAAGGTGAAAATGAAACATTTACAGTCATTCCCGCCAACAACATTCCCGAAAAGGTAAGCATCGAAACCTATGATGACCACAGAATGGGCATGGCATTTATGCCATTGGTAACACGCACAGAAGTAACAATAATAGATAAGGAGGTAGTCAATAAATCTTACCCAAGTTTCTGGAAACACTGTATATTAGCAGGAATAAAGGCCTAG
- a CDS encoding pyridoxal phosphate-dependent aminotransferase: MIVPADRLGNVKEYYFSKKLREVAQLKAEGHPIINMGIGSPDLAPHQDVIDALNTASQLPTAHGYQSYQGIPALREAIAGFYQKNYSVSLSPTNEILPMMGSKEAIMHISLAYLNSGDKVLIPNPGYPTYSSVTELVGAKAVFYDLKGENQWLPDFDQLETLASTGIKLMWVNYPHMPTGANAPKQTLEKLVAFAKRHQILLVNDNPYSFILTNEPESILSIDGAKDIALELNSLSKTFNMPGWRVGMLCGQATYVQEVLKVKSNMDSGMFLGIQEGAIAALNLDKSWFETMDAVYQRRREAVWKLAERVGAICERNSSGMFVWAKLADQTDPMALVNKLLYENHIFITPGDIFGSNGHGYIRFSLCIPENLIQKAFDRVNSSWTK; this comes from the coding sequence ATGATAGTTCCAGCAGATCGCCTTGGCAACGTAAAGGAGTATTACTTCTCCAAAAAGCTACGTGAGGTCGCCCAGCTCAAAGCGGAAGGCCATCCCATCATCAACATGGGCATCGGCAGCCCTGATCTGGCACCACATCAGGATGTTATTGATGCGCTGAACACTGCTAGCCAGCTGCCAACAGCCCACGGCTACCAAAGCTACCAGGGCATTCCCGCCCTTCGAGAAGCCATCGCTGGTTTTTACCAAAAGAACTATAGCGTCTCCCTCTCTCCGACCAATGAAATACTGCCCATGATGGGATCCAAAGAAGCCATCATGCACATTTCTTTGGCCTACCTTAACTCAGGGGACAAGGTGCTGATCCCCAATCCAGGCTACCCTACCTACTCTTCTGTCACAGAACTGGTCGGTGCCAAGGCGGTGTTTTATGACCTAAAAGGAGAAAACCAGTGGCTTCCTGATTTCGACCAATTGGAAACATTGGCAAGTACTGGTATCAAGCTGATGTGGGTCAATTACCCCCACATGCCCACTGGAGCCAATGCCCCAAAACAGACCTTGGAAAAACTTGTGGCGTTTGCCAAAAGACATCAAATTCTACTGGTCAACGACAATCCTTACAGCTTCATCCTTACCAATGAACCTGAGAGCATTCTTTCCATTGACGGCGCAAAGGACATCGCCCTCGAGCTCAATTCGCTCAGCAAAACTTTCAATATGCCAGGATGGAGAGTCGGGATGCTCTGCGGTCAGGCCACCTACGTGCAGGAGGTGCTAAAGGTAAAAAGCAATATGGACTCAGGAATGTTTCTAGGCATCCAAGAAGGCGCCATTGCAGCCTTAAACCTGGACAAGAGCTGGTTTGAAACAATGGATGCAGTCTATCAAAGACGTCGAGAGGCCGTTTGGAAACTGGCCGAAAGGGTCGGTGCCATTTGTGAACGCAATAGCTCAGGGATGTTTGTCTGGGCCAAACTAGCAGACCAGACAGACCCCATGGCCTTGGTAAACAAGCTCCTGTATGAAAACCATATCTTTATCACACCAGGCGATATCTTTGGCAGTAACGGCCATGGATACATCAGGTTTTCGCTATGTATACCGGAAAACCTCATCCAAAAAGCCTTTGACAGAGTAAACAGCTCGTGGACCAAATAA
- a CDS encoding prephenate dehydratase, with product MTSTPQKQKVAIQGIKGSYHYQVALNQFGQDINVIECLTFADLIKKITSKEADIGVLALENSIAGAILPNYDLMDRNNLQVIGEFYLPISHQLMVLKGQSIEDIKEVRSHPMALLQCKAFFEDYPHIRLIEDMDTASVAKEISEQHLKGVGAIAGKSAADFYGLEILASDIQTIKNNITRFCIVKNAADAKQVEGFDKASIKVIIKNEQGSLAKVLTTMSAYQLDLTKIQSLPVIDQPWHYAFFIDLLFKSLEDYQQALKELKERGHQIKVLGEYKNTK from the coding sequence GTGACCTCGACTCCGCAAAAACAAAAAGTAGCTATCCAAGGCATCAAAGGATCGTACCATTACCAAGTAGCGCTCAACCAATTTGGGCAGGACATCAATGTGATCGAATGCCTCACCTTCGCGGATTTGATCAAAAAGATCACTTCCAAAGAAGCTGACATCGGTGTTTTGGCACTGGAAAACTCCATCGCGGGAGCTATCCTTCCCAATTACGACCTGATGGACCGAAACAACCTCCAGGTGATTGGGGAATTTTACCTCCCCATTTCACATCAGCTGATGGTGCTAAAGGGGCAGTCCATCGAAGACATCAAAGAGGTGCGTTCCCACCCCATGGCCCTGCTACAGTGCAAGGCGTTTTTTGAAGATTACCCGCATATCAGACTGATAGAAGACATGGATACGGCATCCGTCGCCAAAGAAATCAGCGAACAACACCTCAAAGGAGTGGGCGCCATAGCCGGCAAGTCGGCGGCTGATTTTTATGGACTGGAGATTTTGGCTTCGGACATCCAAACCATCAAAAACAACATCACACGCTTCTGCATCGTTAAAAATGCAGCCGATGCCAAGCAAGTCGAAGGTTTTGACAAGGCTTCCATCAAAGTCATCATCAAAAACGAACAGGGCAGTTTGGCTAAAGTCCTTACGACCATGAGCGCTTACCAACTGGACCTGACCAAAATCCAGTCGCTGCCCGTAATTGACCAACCTTGGCATTATGCTTTTTTCATCGACTTGCTCTTTAAATCCCTGGAAGATTACCAGCAAGCCTTGAAAGAACTGAAAGAAAGAGGCCATCAAATTAAAGTATTGGGAGAATACAAAAACACTAAATAA
- a CDS encoding M13 family metallopeptidase produces MNRSLQTAMGLGLVGAMMIACSPKESHEEEKVQAISLDNMDSTIRPQDDFFGFVNGKWIEKTEIPADQGRWGSFNELRDFNNEAVLTVLEAAKNDEQFSTTSDQGKAVAFYQIGMDSLLAEKRGLDPVKPVFDQIEKITDKPSLQEYLVYQQTHGGGAFFGLGVNTDLKNSDAMALYISQGGLGLPDRDYYTEDNEKFAEIRAKYLAHLERTFGLIGYDQAKAASAAKAVMALETRLAHASKTRIELRDPEGRYNKYAVGDMKTLLPSVDWEAYLSSLGADVDEVIVSTPKFMEEVEAVLNEVPVATWQDYLKWHVIDAASPYLNHAFVQNNFDFYGKELQGTDQMRPRWKRVLGTTERAAGEAIGKLYTEKYFPQEAKDKAKEMVDNILVAMGERIKNLPWMSEETKTKALEKLGTFNVKIGFPDKWKDYSALEVNDDPETASYFENVMASSQFNFERNIEKLGKPIDKDEWFMTPQTVNAYYNPTWNEIVFPAGILQPPFYNYKADAAVNYGGIGAVIGHEISHGFDDQGSQYDAAGNLKNWWKDEDRENFDKRTGQLVAQFDGYEPIEGVHVKGALTLGENIGDLGGLLVAYDGLQRHFEEHGRPENIDGFTPEQRYFISWATIWRMKSREEALRTQIQTDPHSPAQYRGNGPLVNIDGFYDAFDVKEGDEMYKAPDDRVRIW; encoded by the coding sequence ATGAATAGAAGTTTACAAACAGCCATGGGGTTAGGCTTGGTGGGGGCAATGATGATTGCCTGCTCACCAAAAGAATCCCATGAAGAAGAAAAAGTCCAGGCCATTAGCTTGGACAACATGGACAGTACCATCCGTCCTCAGGATGATTTTTTTGGTTTTGTCAACGGCAAATGGATCGAGAAAACTGAAATCCCCGCTGATCAAGGCCGGTGGGGCAGTTTTAATGAGCTGCGGGATTTTAACAATGAGGCGGTGCTGACAGTCTTGGAAGCAGCCAAAAATGACGAGCAGTTTTCCACTACTTCGGACCAAGGCAAGGCAGTGGCCTTTTACCAGATTGGAATGGATTCGCTTTTGGCGGAAAAACGAGGGCTTGATCCAGTGAAGCCTGTTTTTGACCAGATAGAAAAAATCACGGACAAACCATCCCTTCAGGAGTATTTGGTCTATCAACAAACACATGGTGGAGGCGCATTCTTTGGCCTTGGGGTCAATACGGACCTGAAGAATTCCGATGCGATGGCCTTGTATATTTCTCAGGGAGGATTAGGATTGCCCGACAGGGATTATTATACCGAAGATAATGAGAAGTTTGCCGAAATCAGGGCAAAGTATTTGGCTCACTTGGAAAGAACATTTGGTCTGATAGGCTATGATCAGGCCAAGGCAGCTTCCGCAGCAAAAGCGGTGATGGCGTTGGAAACGCGGTTGGCACATGCCAGTAAGACGAGAATCGAGCTGCGCGATCCTGAAGGTCGGTATAATAAGTATGCTGTGGGCGATATGAAAACGTTACTGCCATCGGTGGACTGGGAAGCATACCTGTCTTCCCTCGGGGCTGACGTGGACGAGGTGATTGTGTCAACGCCTAAATTTATGGAAGAAGTAGAAGCGGTCTTAAATGAGGTTCCGGTAGCGACATGGCAGGATTACCTGAAATGGCATGTGATCGACGCAGCATCTCCGTATTTGAACCATGCGTTTGTTCAGAACAACTTTGATTTCTACGGTAAGGAACTCCAGGGAACCGACCAGATGCGCCCAAGGTGGAAACGAGTGCTGGGAACCACAGAACGGGCAGCCGGCGAAGCGATTGGCAAGTTGTATACCGAAAAATATTTCCCACAAGAGGCCAAGGATAAAGCCAAGGAGATGGTAGACAATATCCTTGTGGCCATGGGTGAGCGCATCAAAAACCTGCCATGGATGTCCGAAGAGACCAAGACGAAAGCCTTGGAAAAACTGGGCACGTTCAATGTGAAAATTGGCTTTCCTGACAAGTGGAAAGATTACAGTGCACTTGAGGTGAATGATGATCCCGAAACAGCGTCTTATTTTGAGAATGTGATGGCATCTTCCCAGTTTAATTTTGAGCGAAACATCGAAAAGCTAGGCAAGCCCATTGACAAGGATGAGTGGTTTATGACGCCGCAAACGGTGAATGCCTATTATAATCCTACTTGGAATGAAATCGTGTTTCCTGCGGGAATCCTTCAGCCGCCGTTTTATAATTATAAGGCAGATGCTGCGGTTAACTATGGTGGCATTGGAGCGGTAATTGGCCATGAGATTTCGCACGGTTTTGATGATCAGGGAAGCCAGTACGATGCAGCGGGCAACCTGAAAAACTGGTGGAAAGATGAGGATCGGGAGAATTTTGACAAGCGTACCGGTCAATTGGTAGCGCAGTTTGATGGTTATGAGCCTATCGAAGGGGTGCATGTAAAAGGAGCACTTACTTTGGGGGAAAATATTGGCGATTTGGGAGGTTTGTTGGTGGCCTACGATGGGCTCCAGCGTCATTTTGAAGAACATGGAAGACCCGAGAATATCGACGGATTCACCCCTGAGCAACGCTATTTCATTTCTTGGGCAACCATCTGGAGGATGAAAAGCAGGGAAGAGGCACTTAGGACCCAGATCCAAACCGATCCACACTCTCCCGCCCAGTACCGAGGCAATGGGCCACTGGTAAATATTGATGGTTTTTATGATGCCTTTGACGTGAAGGAAGGTGATGAAATGTATAAAGCGCCGGACGATAGGGTCAGGATTTGGTAA
- the aroB gene encoding 3-dehydroquinate synthase, with the protein MESIIFSTQIAPDLERFLKSKSFSKLGVITDSNTYQACYPLIQDTLPAHEQFAFEAGEVNKTLDTCQKIWQWMTDCGFDRKSLIINLGGGVTGDMGGFCASTYKRGVKFINIPTTLLSQVDASVGGKLGVDFNGFKNHIGVFNEPEAVIISAAFLSTLPLPELRSGYAEVLKHGLIRNENYFNSLKLQHWENQSWTEIIEKSVYIKKEVVSKDPKEEGLRKILNFGHTVGHAVESYYLDTERHLLHGEAIAIGMIAEAYLSQTHIRLSKEDLETISNALLHVFGKVEIPADDLEAIAQLCFQDKKNDGKTINCSLLKKIGDCDYNIAVKLEDIIDSLHFYNTQHP; encoded by the coding sequence TTGGAATCAATCATTTTCTCCACGCAGATCGCACCAGACTTGGAGAGGTTCTTGAAATCAAAGAGCTTCTCCAAACTTGGTGTCATCACTGATAGCAACACCTACCAAGCCTGCTACCCCCTCATTCAGGATACACTTCCGGCACATGAGCAGTTTGCTTTTGAAGCGGGCGAGGTGAACAAAACCCTGGACACTTGCCAAAAAATATGGCAATGGATGACCGATTGCGGCTTTGACAGAAAATCACTGATCATCAACCTTGGAGGTGGTGTGACGGGCGACATGGGTGGGTTTTGCGCCAGCACCTACAAACGTGGCGTAAAATTCATCAACATCCCCACCACACTGCTTTCCCAAGTAGACGCCAGTGTAGGCGGCAAATTGGGAGTCGATTTCAACGGCTTCAAAAACCACATCGGGGTCTTCAATGAACCTGAGGCGGTCATCATTTCCGCGGCTTTCTTGTCGACTTTGCCACTACCAGAGCTCCGGTCCGGCTATGCAGAAGTCCTCAAACACGGCCTGATCAGGAACGAAAACTACTTCAACAGCCTAAAGCTACAGCACTGGGAAAATCAAAGCTGGACGGAGATCATTGAGAAATCCGTTTATATCAAAAAAGAGGTGGTCTCCAAAGACCCCAAAGAAGAAGGGCTACGTAAGATCTTGAACTTTGGACACACCGTAGGACATGCGGTCGAATCTTACTATCTGGACACCGAACGACACCTCCTTCACGGGGAAGCTATCGCCATCGGCATGATAGCCGAGGCCTACCTTTCGCAAACCCACATTAGGCTCTCCAAAGAGGACCTAGAAACCATCTCTAATGCACTGCTCCATGTCTTTGGGAAAGTAGAAATCCCTGCTGATGACTTGGAAGCAATTGCGCAGCTTTGCTTTCAGGACAAAAAGAACGATGGCAAAACCATCAATTGTTCTTTGCTAAAAAAGATCGGTGACTGTGATTACAACATTGCCGTAAAACTGGAAGACATCATAGATTCCCTGCATTTTTACAACACCCAACATCCATGA
- a CDS encoding proline dehydrogenase family protein yields the protein MNTKPNISFENTEIAFASRTDVELRKMYLFFAVMDKNWAVKIGTGLSDIAFKLKLPVKGIMKKTIFGHFCGGESIADCAKSIKELQEFGIGTILDYSVEGKGTEKSYDFTRDEILRTIKRSSGAKEIPFSVFKVTGLGSYKIMTKVQAGEKLSQEEEAAFERLKDRVDTLCKAGYEYDVRIMIDGEESWFQDVIDDMAYEAMEKYNKEKAIVYNTFQMYRKDMLGLLKQAHEEAELKGYHVGAKLVRGAYMEKERDRAEERGYPSPIQDTKEDTDNDYNEALKFSMEHKDRIYLVSGSHNELSNIILTELMNLHGVAAGDKKVYFSQLYGMSDNISYNLAFAGYNVAKYVPYGPVEAVMPYLYRRASENTSVAGQSSREFELIKNEMARRASLKKTII from the coding sequence ATGAATACAAAACCCAACATTTCTTTTGAAAATACTGAAATCGCCTTTGCATCCAGGACGGATGTAGAGCTCAGAAAAATGTATCTTTTTTTTGCGGTAATGGATAAGAATTGGGCGGTAAAGATAGGCACTGGCTTGTCTGATATTGCCTTTAAGTTGAAGTTACCCGTAAAAGGGATCATGAAAAAAACGATATTTGGCCACTTTTGTGGAGGTGAAAGTATCGCGGATTGTGCCAAGTCCATTAAGGAATTACAGGAATTTGGCATTGGGACCATTCTTGATTATTCGGTAGAGGGCAAAGGTACGGAAAAGAGTTATGACTTTACCAGGGATGAGATCCTGCGGACGATCAAACGGTCTTCAGGAGCGAAAGAGATCCCTTTCTCGGTTTTTAAGGTAACTGGGCTTGGGAGCTATAAGATCATGACCAAGGTACAGGCAGGAGAGAAGCTAAGCCAAGAAGAGGAAGCGGCTTTTGAGCGGTTAAAAGACCGGGTAGATACGCTTTGTAAGGCCGGCTATGAATATGATGTTCGCATCATGATAGACGGGGAAGAAAGTTGGTTTCAGGATGTGATTGACGACATGGCCTATGAGGCGATGGAGAAGTACAATAAAGAAAAGGCCATCGTGTACAATACCTTCCAGATGTACCGTAAGGATATGCTGGGCTTGCTGAAGCAGGCACACGAAGAGGCCGAGCTAAAAGGCTATCATGTGGGAGCGAAACTGGTTCGCGGTGCTTATATGGAGAAAGAAAGGGACAGGGCCGAGGAAAGAGGCTATCCGAGCCCCATACAAGATACCAAAGAGGATACTGATAACGACTATAATGAGGCGTTGAAGTTTTCTATGGAACACAAAGACCGCATTTACCTAGTTAGTGGCTCACACAATGAGCTGAGCAATATTATCCTTACCGAGCTGATGAACTTGCATGGTGTAGCGGCTGGGGACAAGAAGGTCTATTTCTCCCAGTTGTATGGGATGAGTGATAATATTTCATACAATTTGGCTTTTGCCGGTTACAATGTGGCCAAATATGTGCCCTACGGTCCTGTGGAAGCAGTGATGCCTTATCTTTACAGAAGGGCGTCAGAAAATACCAGCGTGGCTGGCCAAAGCAGTAGAGAGTTTGAACTGATCAAAAATGAGATGGCGCGAAGGGCGTCGCTCAAGAAAACAATAATTTAA